The nucleotide window GCGTCGACGGCCGAATCGTAGGGCTTGAGCCGGTAGCGGAGGTTGAACGCAGCGACGCCCAGCCCGTTCAGCCATTTGCCGACCTCGGCTCCCTCGGGGCCGACCCAAAGCGTCGTGTTGCCGCCGCCGGCCGCTACGATGATCGCCGTTCCATTGGCCTTGCCTGCCGGCGGAAGTTGCAACTCGATCGACGGATTGTGGATGTTCGTGATATTGAGCACATGCGAATCCGCGCCTTTGGAATAGTTGAACTTCTCGGGCTGATCGTAGCCGTTAAGCGTCTTGAGCGCGGGATGCCCGGGCGGAAAGAGCGCGACGACCTTGTCTCCCTTGAGGATCGGCTGCGGCTCGAGCAATTTGGTGTCGGGCGATGAAGCCGTTTGGCCGGTTTGCGCCCAAGCGGAAGCGGCAAAGGCGAATTGCACGGCCGCGACAAGGAGCAACGTACGAACAAAGACTCGGAAGGTTGCGATCATGTCAGAATGCCTTTCAATGATTGACAGTTGTATGCTCGGATTGCGGCTGCGAAAGCGGTTGCCCCGCTAGAATCGCGGATCTCAGGTTGGCCAATAAGATCAGCAACAGCAGGTCCAACACGATCGGCAAAACATACATCAGCGAGGCGACCGACCGGTAGAACATCATTTCGAGCGGAGCCGGCACGGGGAGGTGTTCTATTCCGTGCGAAGTGAAGACGCCTGCGATCGCCATGTATGCCAGCAGCACTGCGACGAGCAAGCCGCTGAGAACGAGCTGCAGGAATGCCAGTTGAGCCAGGTGCTTGCGACCAAGGAATCGAGCCAGAGCGAGCAGGAACATGAGGAATGTCATGGGCCCGAAGATTCCGAACAGATCGCGCGTGTACCAGGCCCCAGTCGCGCCGACATGGACCAGGGCGCCGACGGAAAGGATGATGTTCAACATGGCCGCCAGAGCGGTCGCCCCAACCCATCCGCGTGGCCGCGTTGCTGCCGGCGCGGAAAGACAATGCAGCACCCCGATGAGCCCCAGGCCTTGTGCGACGAGTAAGATGTATGGGATGCAGACATGCACCAGATGCGACGTATCCCGGCCCATTCGGCCGAGAACAGGAAACCAGCCGAGAGCAAACAGTGCCACGGTCTCGACCAGCATCACGAACGTTGCGATCCGCACGACGCCCAACCCCGTGGCAAGTTGGCGCAACGATTCGTCCGGCGCGGCATGCCATGCCGGCACGACGACTGCCGGGGCAAGCGATGCCGGCGCGGCGTAGGGATTGACGGGTTCGTCCATGATGCTTGGCATGCGGTGTTCGATTTTCGGAACATGCGAGCGGAGCCCAGCGAGGCATGCGTAGTGTAAACTGAATGCCAAGCAGGCGTCAAAACCTTGGCTCCCACCTAACTGCCTGACACACGAATTGAAAAAATGCAGCGAACTCCTTTGAAGACATTCGGCGTATCGCTCGCCTGCATCCTTGTCGCGGCTGGCGGGCGGGCGGTTGCCGCGCGCGGCGCCGACGGCGGCGTCGGCAATTCGGCCGCCGGCAATTTCGCGAGCGAATTTACGACACCGCTCGCCGCCGACAATCTCGATCCGGCGGCGTTTGCCGTGTGGGTCGATGGATCGGAAACGTCGATTTCGCTCAAGGATGGGCCGCGGCATTGTGTATGGACGCAATCGAGTCGCCCGGAATGGGACGGCGCCGACTACGGCGAATCGAAGCAGCCGGGAGTTCGCCATTTGCGGATCGGCTTCAAAAAACCGCTCGAAATCGGCGCCGTCTTGGTGCGCGGCGGCGGCAAGCTGAGCGTCTTGCGGCCGACGGTCGCCTATCCCGGCAGTCTGGCCGACGAAAGCCAATGGCTGCCGGCCGAGCGGCTCAAGGGGGGCCAAGTTTCGCGAGATGAAGTCGAGCGAGAAGAGTTTGCCGTGTGGGTTTTGCCGCCGAAAACCGTGGCCCGCGCGATTCGCTTCACCCACGTTGCCGCACCGACCGAAACAACCTATCACGGCTGGCTCGGCGGCGCTTTCGTGCTCGGCCAACGGATGATCAACGTCGCCCCGCGTGCGACGATCACGACTGGCTCCCGCAACGAAGCCGCCTCGCGGTTAAACGACGAAAGCAACAACGGCACTTGGAGCGCTTGGGACAACGGCGCGAGCGGCACGGCCTCGGTTGTCTCTCAAGAGCATCCCGAATCGGTGCTGATCACATGGCCCCACGACGAGCGCTTGCTGGGAGTCAATCTGCTATGGGCCGGTTTTAGCGCGGCCGACGTTCAAACATACGTCGGTCCGGCCGACCGGCATCCTCGCGAGGCCACGGAGGCCGACTGGCAAACCGTGGCACGATCCGACAAGATCGAAAACGCGTATCCGTTGCCGTTGGGCGTGAACTGGCTCGGATTCAGCCAACCGATCACGACCCGCGCCCTTCGGCTGCGGATTACCCGTGCGATCGACGAGACGAAATCCCATCCGCACATGCGAGGCAATACGCATGCTGGCCGGCGCATTTGGCTCGGCGAATTCATGGCGCTCTCGCCGCTCGGCAACGCCGCGTTGCAATCCGCAGTCGCGCCGCCGAGCCCCTTGGCCGACGCGCTGCACCCGCCGATTCCCATTCGGTTCCATCTCGACGAAGCAAGTTGCGTGACGCTGGTGATCGACGATCTGGATGGCCGGCGCGTGCGCAACCTTGTGTCAGAAACGGAATATCCGGCGGGCGATCATGTCGTCTGGTGGGATGGGACGAACGACCTGCTCCGCGATCTCGATGCTCCGCGGCATGGGATTTATCGAATCCCGGCGCAACTCGTCGCGCCCGGCAAATACCGGTTGCGCGGGCTCGCGCGCAAAGCGATCGATCTGCGGTTCGAATTCTCGATCTACACGGCCGGCGATCCGGCCTGGGCGACGGCCGATCATCGCGGCGCATGGCTGGCCAACCATTCGCCTCCCAGCAGTGTACTGTTCGTGCCGGGGGACAAAGCTCCCGGCGGCGAGCCGCTCATGTTTTTGGGTAGCTACGTGAGCGAAGGAACCGACGGCTTGGCCTGGGTCGATCTCTCCGGCCACAAGCGCGGGGGCGAAACGTGGGTCGGCGGGAATTGGACCGGAGCGCCGCTGCTGGCGCGCGATGCCGGCCCGCATGCGCCCTCCGCCGCGTTTGGCTATGCGGCATCCGCCTGGGAAGGCGAACTTCGCATCACCGCGTTGACCGCAAAGGGCGACCGGGCAGTCGTGAAATACGATCTTCCGGGAGGGAAATCTGCTTCCGAAGTGCGTGGCCTGGCCGCCTTCGACGGACTCATCGTTTGCAGTCTTCCGAAGCAGAAGGAATTTTTGTTCGTCGATGCGCAAAGCGGAGCGATTCGCGGACGCGCGGCCTGCGACGATCCGCGCGGAGTGGCCTTCACCGCCGATGGGCAACTCCTCGCCTTGGTCGGAAAATCGCTGCAGCGATATCGGTTGCTCGACACGAACGGAGACCTGACGCTCGGCAAGCCGGAAGCTGTCGTCGCGGCGGGCCTGGATGATCCGCAGCAGCTCGCCCTCGACGATCGCGGCAATATCTACATCAGCGATCGCGGCGCCAGCCACCAAGTGAAAGTCTTCACCGCCGACGGCAAGCCGCTCCGTTCGATCGGCACGCCCGGGCAACCGAAAGCCGGGCCGTATGATTCCAGCCATATGAACAATCCCAATGGACTGGCGATCGACAGTCGCCGGCGGCTGTGGGTGGCGGAGACCGATTTTCAACCGAAGCGGGTCAGCGTGTGGACGCTCGATGGCAAACTGGTGACCGCGTTTTATGGCCCGAGCGAATATGGCGGCGGCGGCAAGCTCGATCCGCAGGACAAAAGCCGATTCTATTTCCACGGCATGGAATTCAAGCTCGATTGGCAGCGCGGCAGCTCGCAATTGGTCGATGTGCTTTTCCGTCCCGATCCGAACGATCCGCAGTTCGGGGCCGGCTTTCCCGGCGGGGCGCCGGAATCGCCGATCTACGTCGGCGGGCGAAAATACTTTTCCGATTCCTACGATAGCAATCCGACCAATGGCGCGGGAGTCGTCGCAATCTGGCAGCAACGTGGCGATGTGGCAGTGCCGGTCGCGGCATTTGGCCGGGCCAACGACTGGAATCTGCTTAAGAGCGATGCATTCCGATCGCGCTGGCCGGCCGGCGTCGATCTGAACGGCGATCGGTGGAGAAACCAAGCGGGGTTCGCGTGGTCGGATCGGAATGGCGACGGAGTGGTTCAGCCAGAAGAAGTTGAATTCACACGCGCCGCGCTGGGCGGCATTGTCGTAATGCCGGATCTGTCGATCATCGCATCGCGAGTCGACGACCGCGCGATGCGATTTGCGCCGGTTCGGTTCAGCGGCGCCGGTGTGCCGATCTACGATATGGCACATGGCGAAACACTCGCCACGGGAGCGCAAGCGCCGACGAGCTCGGGCGGCGACCAAGCTCTAGCAAACGCCGAGGGTTGGACAATCCTCACCGTGGCGCCGAAACCGTTTGCGCCCCAATCCGTCGGCGGCGTGTTCCGCGGAACGCCAAAATGGTCGTATCCGGATCTTTGGCCGGGCCTGCATGCGTCGCACGAATCGCCGCCCCCCGATCGGCCCGGCGAATTGATCGGCACCACGCGATTGCTCGGGCCGTTCGTCACTCCGAAAAAGAGCGACGCCGGTCCAATCTGGGCGCTCAACGGAAACATGGGCAACGTTTATCTTTTCACGGCCGACGGATTGTTTGTCGCGACGCTATTTCACGATGCTCGCTTGGGCCGCCCTTGGGCAATGCCGATCGCCCGGCGCGAAATGTTGCTGAACGACCTCACATTGCACGACGAGAATTTCTGGCCGTCGATCACGCAGACGAGCGACGGCAAGGTGTATCTCGTCGACGGCGGGCGCACGAGCCTGATCCGCGTCGATGGCCTCGACAGCATCCGCCGGCTCGCCGACAGCGAGTTGAATGTCTCGGCCGACCAGTTGCGCGAAGCGACCGATTTTCGACTCCAAGCCGAGCTCCGGCGGCAACAATCCCGCGGCGCCGATCGGCTCGTCGTGACGATGCGATCGAAGGCGCCGGCGATCGATGCGGCATTCCAGGGTGATAACTGGGGCTGGGCTTCGTGGGTCGACATCGATAAGGCCGGGGTGGCTGCGTTTTTCAACAGCAATTCGAAGCCGCACGACGTTACCGCCGCGCTTTGCGTCGCCGGAGATCGGCTCTATGCCATGTATCGAGTCGACGATCCGAAATTGCTCAGCAACTCGGGCGAGCTATTGCAAAATCTCTTCAAAACGGGCGGGGCCCTCGATCTCATGATCGGCGCCAACCCCGCGGCCGATCCGCATCGCAATCGTGCCGTGGCCGGCGACGAGCGGCTGCTGGTCACGCAGGTTCGCGATAAAACCGTCGCCGTGCTGTATCAGCCCGTGGCGTTCGGACCAGCGCGAGCGGCAGTGGGCGGCAAGGCTGAGCCCGTGGCGTTCAGTTCGCCGCTGCGCACGATCCGATTCGATCGGGTCGAAGATGTCAGCGACCAGGTCCGGTTCGCGTCGGTGGTTGAGAAAGACTACAAGGCTCACGCGGAGCGCGGCGTCTTCGGGTTCTCAATTCCGCTGGCCACGCTCGGCCTCAAGCCGCGGCCGGGCGAAATCCTCCGCGGCGATATCGGAATCTTGCGCGGCGCCGATTTTCAAACCATCCAACGCGCCTATTGGAGCAACAAGGCCACCGGCATCATGTCCGACATTCCCAGCGAAGCCGAACTAACGCCGCAACTGTGGGGCCTATTCGAATTCAAGCCGCAAACGAAGGAATAGCACGCAATGGCTACGCCTCGGAATGCATTCAGCAACCGGTCAACTTGTCGTCAGTCTTCTTCCGAACAATACCAGATGCAGATCGTAACGTGATGGCCGACGCCGGAGCGTTCGCTTTCCGATTGCGACACGTGCAGCACCTTGCCGTCGATCGAGGCTAGCCATTCGTTGATGTGCTCTTCTTGCGACGAGCCGACGACCGTCTCGCCCTGACCACTGACAAACGTAAAAACTTTGACGCGTTCTCGCATGGCGGATTCTCCTGACTTGATCGCCCTCAACCATTTTACCGGGGGCGGAATCGTGCGAGTTCGACGGTTCATTTCTGCATGCTGATTTGCCAGGCTTCGCCGAGCAATGCTTCGGGGTCTTTCGGCGGGTCGCAATTGATGAGCATCGCGGCATCGACGTCGTCGGGAAAGTGGAAGATCGAGCTGCGGAATGAGCCGGCCCGCGAACCGGGCCCGGATCCTTCGTCCCAAAACCAGCCGCCGTTTTTTTCCCAGCCGGGCTCGGAAGTGTCCCAACCCAGCAGATCGTGGTACATCATGTCGGTCGTGCTGCGGCTGAGCACTTTGTGGTCGCGCAGGCCGGTGAGAAATCGGCCGAGATCAGACACCGACGCATACCAGCCGGCCGCTCCGGCCGTCGCGTCGCAATTCCAATCGAACGGAAATCCGGGGCGCGTGCTGCCAAGCTGCTTGTAGCCGCACGTGGGAGCGTCGGCCTGGAAGTGGGTTTCCATCTGGGTGATGCCCATCGGCTTGAGCACGTGTGCCTTCACAAACGGCATGTATTGCACGTGGCCGATCTGCTCGATGATCAACCGGGCGATGTAGAAATTGTTGTTGTCGTAGGCGTAGTGTGTGCCGGGCGGGTGGGCGAGGGGCTCGGTGAGCAGCTTTTCGAGATCGGCCGGGGTATTGAAATCCGACATTTTCTTGAATCCGCTTCGATGTTGGAGCAACTGGCGAATGGTCACTTTTTTCACGTCGCTGCTGGCCGCGGGGCATACGGCCTTGATGTGGGGCCAAAATGGATCATCGAGCGAGAATTTTTGGCCGGTCACTTCCCAGAGTTTCAATAGCGCGACGGCGGTGATCGTTTTGGAAACGCTGGCGACGCCCATCGGCTTGTCGAGCGTCCATTTCACCGACGGATGATCGGGCTGCCACGGGGCGCGAGCCCAACCCTCGGCCCCCTTGGCCACGACCTCGCCGTGCTGCAACACCTCGAACGCGTAGCCTCCCGCCAGCTTGCCGTCGCATTGCTTGTGGAGATAGTCGCTCCATTTGCTGAAATCGTGCGGGCCGATTTCCGGCGCGACCGCGACCCAACGCAATTGCTTGTGCTGCTGCTCGAGCGATTGGATCATCTTGCAAGCCGGATGATCCAGGTCGTTGGTCCACCAACCGTTATTGGTCAGGCAGATCCAGGTGCCGAGCGTTGTGAACGAGACGCAACGCACCGCGAGATTCTTCTTGACCGCATTGTCGAGCACCTTGGCCAGATCGGAGGGCACGCTGCCATACCAAACACCGGTCTTGCCGAACAGCACGACCCAGGCCCCATTTGGGCCGAA belongs to Pirellulales bacterium and includes:
- a CDS encoding serine hydrolase domain-containing protein, coding for MTRCNLCRATGSILAWLALVTVAHAAGDFVILGDGNAFWTNNTGAHISKQLIKLQKANTFHSVSFTPNGDWVVLTEGNGYYTSNLGLPGCKKLAELQKAKNTTFKCVAFAPSGGWTVLWNQNGNWTIGKIPDDAFKKIVEVSQGGGTLRSVSFGPNGAWVVLFGKTGVWYGSVPSDLAKVLDNAVKKNLAVRCVSFTTLGTWICLTNNGWWTNDLDHPACKMIQSLEQQHKQLRWVAVAPEIGPHDFSKWSDYLHKQCDGKLAGGYAFEVLQHGEVVAKGAEGWARAPWQPDHPSVKWTLDKPMGVASVSKTITAVALLKLWEVTGQKFSLDDPFWPHIKAVCPAASSDVKKVTIRQLLQHRSGFKKMSDFNTPADLEKLLTEPLAHPPGTHYAYDNNNFYIARLIIEQIGHVQYMPFVKAHVLKPMGITQMETHFQADAPTCGYKQLGSTRPGFPFDWNCDATAGAAGWYASVSDLGRFLTGLRDHKVLSRSTTDMMYHDLLGWDTSEPGWEKNGGWFWDEGSGPGSRAGSFRSSIFHFPDDVDAAMLINCDPPKDPEALLGEAWQISMQK